A part of Candidatus Diapherotrites archaeon genomic DNA contains:
- a CDS encoding 50S ribosomal protein L14e, with amino-acid sequence MAAIEVGRVCIKKKGRETGNKCVILSIEKNFAVVQGEKVRKRKCNIMHLIPLDKKIEVGKETAQGEIIKELKKIKV; translated from the coding sequence ATGGCGGCAATAGAAGTAGGCAGGGTATGCATAAAAAAGAAAGGCCGAGAAACAGGAAACAAATGCGTGATACTTTCAATAGAAAAAAATTTCGCTGTAGTGCAAGGAGAAAAGGTAAGGAAAAGGAAATGCAATATAATGCACTTGATCCCATTAGACAAAAAAATTGAGGTAGGAAAAGAAACGGCACAAGGGGAAATAATAAAAGAATTAAAGAAAATTAAGGTGTGA
- the rpsM gene encoding 30S ribosomal protein S13 has protein sequence MEKEIRLIVRIANKDLNGKVAIARALMGLKGISQRTGRILAQKFIEEAKIGANTKLGEIPEEMDRKLEDIILNPGKHGVPSWCLNRRKDFETGEDSHKIMGELDFSLRKDLQRLSKIKSYRGLRLGWGLTVRGQKTKSTHRGKGGVIGVIKKEIALKMKAAPAAEKKEEKKK, from the coding sequence ATGGAAAAAGAAATTAGATTGATTGTAAGAATTGCAAACAAAGACTTGAACGGAAAAGTGGCAATAGCAAGGGCATTAATGGGATTGAAAGGCATAAGCCAGAGGACTGGAAGAATTCTTGCCCAGAAATTCATAGAAGAAGCAAAAATTGGTGCTAATACAAAATTAGGGGAAATCCCAGAAGAAATGGACAGAAAGCTTGAAGATATAATACTCAACCCGGGAAAGCATGGAGTGCCTTCATGGTGCCTTAACAGAAGAAAAGACTTTGAGACAGGAGAAGACTCCCATAAAATAATGGGGGAACTTGACTTCAGCTTGAGAAAAGACCTGCAAAGGCTGAGCAAAATAAAAAGCTACAGGGGCTTAAGGCTTGGCTGGGGCCTTACAGTGAGAGGACAAAAAACAAAATCAACCCACAGAGGAAAAGGCGGAGTAATAGGGGTAATAAAGAAAGAGATTGCATTAAAAATGAAGGCTGCACCGGCAGCAGAAAAAAAGGAAGAAAAAAAGAAGTGA
- a CDS encoding 30S ribosomal protein S4, protein MGDPKRIRKKYFMPKKPWDSAAIEKEGKIVELYGLKNKKEIRKAETFLRKKRQTARKLLTLKLEERIKKEKELIESLKRIGMLKEGAILDDVLVLNTKELFERRLQTLVWRKGLANTAKQARQFITHGHISINGKKVTVPSYIVTPKEEGSIKYYKKEMQLKPKEKKIEIKKEFEEEVPKEEVIPAGEEVREAEKTKEKKDEKTKKPKKKKPTKEKEEKEKGEKE, encoded by the coding sequence ATGGGAGACCCCAAAAGAATAAGAAAAAAATATTTCATGCCCAAAAAGCCGTGGGACAGTGCAGCAATAGAAAAAGAAGGCAAGATAGTAGAATTATACGGGCTAAAAAACAAGAAGGAAATAAGGAAAGCCGAAACCTTCCTCAGAAAGAAAAGGCAGACAGCAAGAAAGCTCCTTACACTAAAATTAGAGGAAAGAATAAAAAAAGAAAAAGAATTGATCGAAAGCCTGAAAAGAATTGGAATGCTTAAAGAAGGAGCAATATTGGATGACGTGCTTGTATTAAATACAAAGGAATTATTTGAAAGAAGGCTTCAGACACTTGTATGGAGGAAAGGCCTTGCAAACACAGCAAAACAGGCAAGGCAGTTTATAACCCACGGGCACATTTCAATAAATGGAAAAAAGGTTACTGTTCCCTCATACATTGTAACCCCAAAAGAAGAAGGAAGCATAAAATACTACAAGAAAGAAATGCAGCTCAAGCCAAAAGAAAAGAAAATAGAAATAAAAAAAGAGTTTGAGGAAGAAGTTCCAAAAGAAGAGGTAATCCCTGCAGGAGAAGAAGTACGGGAAGCAGAAAAAACAAAAGAAAAAAAAGATGAAAAAACAAAGAAACCAAAAAAGAAGAAACCTACAAAGGAAAAAGAAGAGAAAGAGAAAGGTGAAAAAGAATGA
- the rpsK gene encoding 30S ribosomal protein S11: MSKKGIVHIFASHNNTIILLTDITGQETIAKCSGGIVTKSQHKEGSPYAAMKVAEIVAEKAKEKGVTYVDVKIRAPGGIKTRTPGQGAEAAIRSLTRSGLRIGSIENVTPIPHNGCRKKKRYRGKKQ; the protein is encoded by the coding sequence ATGAGCAAAAAAGGCATAGTGCACATATTTGCCTCACATAATAATACAATTATCCTGCTTACAGACATTACAGGGCAGGAGACAATAGCAAAATGTTCAGGAGGCATTGTAACGAAATCACAGCACAAGGAAGGAAGCCCTTATGCGGCAATGAAGGTAGCAGAAATAGTGGCAGAAAAAGCAAAAGAGAAAGGGGTAACATATGTTGATGTAAAGATCAGGGCTCCAGGAGGCATAAAGACAAGGACCCCGGGGCAAGGAGCAGAAGCAGCAATAAGGTCCTTGACAAGAAGCGGCCTCAGGATAGGGAGCATTGAAAATGTAACGCCAATCCCCCACAACGGCTGCAGAAAGAAAAAGAGATACAGGGGAAAAAAGCAATAA
- a CDS encoding DNA-directed RNA polymerase subunit D translates to MEIEKIEGKGNKAKFMVKGVNTTFMNSLRRTIQAEVRTFAIKTVNVYENTGVMFDEMLAHRIAMLPLSSEPKYYDKEEKVILTLEKEGPCTVYSKDIKSTEPEIEIVDKKVPITKLNKNQKIKLELEAVTGKGSTHSKWSPGVISFNPVPSIEASEESITPEELKELTKDCPKELIEVKGKKIVLNEPEKCDLCSQCVQESRGKLKINYSKDSFVLNIESFGSLAPEEMLEQAVEILQEKAGEFKKELSKA, encoded by the coding sequence TTGGAGATAGAAAAAATTGAAGGAAAAGGAAATAAAGCAAAATTTATGGTTAAAGGAGTTAATACAACCTTCATGAATTCCCTGAGGAGAACAATCCAGGCAGAAGTCAGAACCTTTGCAATAAAAACAGTGAATGTTTACGAGAATACAGGGGTAATGTTTGATGAAATGCTGGCACACAGGATTGCAATGCTTCCATTAAGCTCTGAACCAAAGTATTACGATAAAGAAGAGAAAGTAATTCTAACCTTGGAGAAGGAAGGCCCATGCACTGTGTACTCAAAAGACATTAAAAGCACTGAGCCAGAAATAGAAATAGTAGACAAGAAAGTGCCAATAACAAAACTGAACAAAAACCAGAAAATCAAACTGGAGTTAGAGGCAGTGACGGGAAAGGGAAGCACCCACTCAAAATGGAGCCCTGGAGTAATATCATTCAATCCAGTGCCATCAATTGAAGCATCAGAAGAGTCAATAACGCCAGAAGAATTAAAAGAGCTTACAAAGGATTGCCCTAAAGAATTAATTGAAGTAAAAGGCAAAAAAATTGTTTTGAATGAACCGGAGAAATGCGATTTATGCAGCCAGTGCGTGCAGGAATCAAGGGGAAAATTGAAAATAAATTACAGCAAGGATTCCTTTGTACTGAATATTGAGTCATTCGGAAGCCTGGCGCCTGAAGAAATGCTAGAACAGGCAGTAGAAATACTGCAGGAAAAGGCAGGGGAATTCAAAAAGGAGTTAAGCAAGGCATA